The nucleotide window AGGTAAACAGTAAGGTTAATTGCGGAAAGTGAGGGGTGGAGCAATGAGGAAAAATTCAAAAGCTGCGATTATTGATGCGGCCATCTACTTATTCAATACGAAGGGGTTCAATGGGACATCTGTGAGGGATATAGCGGCAAGGGCGGACGTAAATGCAGCGAATATCTCATACTACTTCCGGAATAAAAATGGACTCCTCGAAAATTGTTTTACCGTTTTTTTTGAAAGCTACATGGAAGAATTGGAGAAAGGTTTTTCATTGCTGGAATACGGTGCTGAATTATGCCTGAATGCAATGGTTGACAATGTTTTGAGATACCAGTGCCAAAACAGTCAGTTAACAAGGTTTATTTTAAGAGAGATGACTATAGACTCGCAGGTTGTCAGGGAAATTATGTCCACCTACCATGTAAAAGAACGCTATATGTTTAAAAAGGTGCTTGAAGCAGGTATGGTGAACGGGGAATTTAAAAAGAATTCCGTCCAGTTCAGCATTTTACAGCTAAAAGGGCTGCTGTCAATGCCGTTTTTAAATACCCATTATGTGACGGAGGTTTTGCATGTGCAGCCTCATGAAAAATATTTTGCTGACAAATACAGCTATGAGATTTCACAATGGATCAAAGGAACCCTTTGTACAGAGCAAAAAGTGCTGGAGAAAATGTTGATCAATATATAGGAAACCGGTAAAGCTGCCGGTTTCCTTATTTTTTTAAAAGCATTCTTTCTATTCCTTGTCCAAGCTCCTTCGCCTGGTGCGCATCTGATCCGTAAACGAGTCGGATTCCACGCTTTTTAGCTTCGCTTATTACCCAATCTGGAGGGTAGGGCTCACGGCATAATGGTTTTGCTGTACCGGCTCCATTATAATCCAGCTCGTAATCATGCTTCGAAACCAACTCCAGTATTTCAATGATCTCATCAGTGCATTCCAGCGCGGTGGGGAATTTTAAGCGGAATTTATTCGCCAGGGTCATATGCCCGATTCTTTTCGGCTTATAGAGTCCCAAATCGGTCTGGATGGATTTCAATACAGTTTGGTAGTAATGACGATGAACGTTTTCCACCGAACCGTATGCTTCTGCTATTTCGCGGAAGTTGTCCGGACTGTAATCAAGACAATCATATTTTCCAGAGGGGTTTTTCAGGAAGTGAACTGATAGAATCGAGTCATCGAGACGAGAACCGAACTCGTCTAGGAATTTGGCAGTCTGTACCTCATAACCTTCGATAAAATCAATCTCGAAACCAATATTGATTTTAATTTTACCGCGGTATTTCACCTTCGCTTCTTCGATAGAATCAAAATATTGCTCCAAATCCTCATAACGCATTGCGCTATCCTGCATTGGTGTAGGATCTATGAAATCTTCAGGTAGCGGGGCGTGTTCTGCGAATGTAATTTCTGTATAGCCAAGCTGAAGGGCTCTCTCGACGTATTCTTCAATCTGATCTTTAGTGCCATGCGGGCAAAAAGATGTGTGTACGTGCCCATCTTTCATGATTTCAGGCCTCCCAAAGTAATATATTATGCAAGAATTCAAGTTAAATCAGCTTAATTCGGATAATTTCAACAAAAAATATGAATTTAATAGTCAAAAATTGTCGTTTACATGGTAATATAAATACATTATACACGCATTTATAAATTCATTTTATATAGAAGGATTCAGAACTTGGAATTTGTGAGGCCAGGGGGATAACAATGGAGTACATAATCGGCGGAATAGCTATATTGATAATTCTTTTTTTTATTAGGATATTTTATGAAACGGAAGTATTACAGTGAGGTCGACCGGTATGAGTCATGGAAAATCGATATTATGAACCGGCCTGTACTCGATGAAATGTCAAAGGTAAAACAGTTGAACATGACGGGCCAGACGGAGGAACTTTTCGAACGCTGGCGTCAGGAATGGGATGAACTTGTTACGTCCAAGCTGCCAGGCATCGAAGATTATTTGTTCGATGCAGAGGAGTACATTGACAAATACAGATTCAAAAAGGCTAAGGAATCTCTTGCCGTCATTGATCGCAAGCTAACGGAAACTGAGGATAAGATCAAAAAAATCCTCGATGAGTTAAATGAACTTGTTGGAAGCGAAGAGAAAAACCGTGAAGAAATCGATGGCTTGAAGGAGCAATACAGGGATAATAAGAAAAACCTTCTGTCACACCGCCACAGTTTTGGAAGTGCTGAGGCCAGTCTCGAAGTCATGCTTGAAAACATCCAGGCAAAATTCATCGAATTTGATGAGAAGACAGATAATGGGAATTACCTTGAAGCAAGGGAAACGGTGTTGTCCATCCAGTCCATGCTGGAACAGGTATCCAGCAAGATGGATTCAATACCAGCGCTGCTGCATGATTGCCAGTCGGTCATTCCTGCTCAAGTCAGCGATCTGAAGGACGGCGTCAAAGAAATGGCTGCACAGGGATATGTACTTGACCATCTGAATTCAGAAAAAGAGGTCGAGGAAATCGGCATTGAATTGACTGAATATCGGGCTTCTCTTGAAAAGGGCGATGTTGAGAAGGCTGAACAGGGTATTCAGGGCTTAAAGGAACGCGTAGAGAAGTTATTCGATCTCCTTGAAGCTGAGGTCCTGGCTAAACAATACATTACGAAGAC belongs to Mesobacillus subterraneus and includes:
- the refZ gene encoding forespore capture DNA-binding protein RefZ, translating into MRKNSKAAIIDAAIYLFNTKGFNGTSVRDIAARADVNAANISYYFRNKNGLLENCFTVFFESYMEELEKGFSLLEYGAELCLNAMVDNVLRYQCQNSQLTRFILREMTIDSQVVREIMSTYHVKERYMFKKVLEAGMVNGEFKKNSVQFSILQLKGLLSMPFLNTHYVTEVLHVQPHEKYFADKYSYEISQWIKGTLCTEQKVLEKMLINI
- the hisJ gene encoding histidinol-phosphatase HisJ, encoding MKDGHVHTSFCPHGTKDQIEEYVERALQLGYTEITFAEHAPLPEDFIDPTPMQDSAMRYEDLEQYFDSIEEAKVKYRGKIKINIGFEIDFIEGYEVQTAKFLDEFGSRLDDSILSVHFLKNPSGKYDCLDYSPDNFREIAEAYGSVENVHRHYYQTVLKSIQTDLGLYKPKRIGHMTLANKFRLKFPTALECTDEIIEILELVSKHDYELDYNGAGTAKPLCREPYPPDWVISEAKKRGIRLVYGSDAHQAKELGQGIERMLLKK
- the ezrA gene encoding septation ring formation regulator EzrA is translated as MKRKYYSEVDRYESWKIDIMNRPVLDEMSKVKQLNMTGQTEELFERWRQEWDELVTSKLPGIEDYLFDAEEYIDKYRFKKAKESLAVIDRKLTETEDKIKKILDELNELVGSEEKNREEIDGLKEQYRDNKKNLLSHRHSFGSAEASLEVMLENIQAKFIEFDEKTDNGNYLEARETVLSIQSMLEQVSSKMDSIPALLHDCQSVIPAQVSDLKDGVKEMAAQGYVLDHLNSEKEVEEIGIELTEYRASLEKGDVEKAEQGIQGLKERVEKLFDLLEAEVLAKQYITKTEHEAKETLVKAITESKTLKEETKHIQESYHLNDKELSAQTNVEQQLKALLKRFELIDHRITENDTAQSLIMVELEEAKQLLDTLVEEQKVLMEKLSALRKDEMAARDKVWDLSKKISELIRIVSKSNMPGLSQEYKYLLEDANESIKQVNEKLEEKPLDIPVVQQYLEIAVLTVEKLEASTEEIVETVMLAERVIQYGNRYRSRYPSVDRGLREAEECFRNYDYRDALEQAATSIEEVDPGALKRIEQMLAEKE